From Halobacillus sp. Marseille-Q1614, the proteins below share one genomic window:
- the rpoB gene encoding DNA-directed RNA polymerase subunit beta has translation MTGQLVQYGRHRQRRSYARISEVLELPNLIEIQTASYEWFLEEGLKEMFKDISPIEDFTGNLSLEFIDYSLGEPKYPVDESKDRDVTYNAPLRVKVRLLNNETGEVKEQEVFMGDFPLMTDTGTFVINGAERVIVSQLVRSPSVYFNKKIDKNGKRGYTATVIPNRGAWLEFETDAKDVVHVRIDRTRKLPITVLLRALGFGTDQEIIDLIGENEYLKNTLEKDNTENSEKALLEIYERLRPGEPPTVENAKSLLVSRFFDPKRYDLARVGRYKMNKKLHIKDRLFNQTLAETLVDEETGEVLAEKGAKIDRRLLDRLIPHFDNEEESMGERTLDPVDGVLEDPIRVQSVKIVDPTDPEGERSINVIGNANIDRDVKNIAPSDILSAISYFFNLLHDVGGTDDIDHLGNRRLRSVGELLQNQFRIGLSRMERVVRERMSIQDTSSITPQQLINIRPVIASIKEFFGSSQLSQFMDQTNPLAELTHKRRLSALGPGGLTRERAGFEVRDVHYSHYGRMCPIETPEGPNIGLINSLSSYAKVNEFGFIETPYRRVDPETGKVTAQIDYLTADEEDNYVVAQANARLEEDGSFTDDEVIARFRGENTLVGRDRIDYMDVSPKQVVSAATACIPFLENDDSNRSLMGANMQRQAVPLLKPDAPLVGTGMEYVSGKDSGAAVICRHDGVVERVEAKEVHVRRVSEVDGREVEGDLDRYRLQKFIRSNQGSCYNQRPIVAKGDRVTKGEILADGPSMDMGELALGQNPLVAFMTWDGYNYEDAIIMSERLVKDDVYTSIHIEEYESEARDTKLGPEEITRDIPNVGEDALKDLDERGIIRVGAEVSDGDLLVGKVTPKGVTELSAEERLLHAIFGEKAREVRDTSLRVPHGAGGIVLDVKIFNREDGDELPPGVNQLIRAYIVQKRKISEGDKMAGRHGNKGVISKILPEEDMPFLPDGTPVDIMLNPLGVPSRMNIGQVLELHLGMAARQLGTRVATPVFDGAREEDVWATLQEAGMARDAKTILYDGRTGEPFDNRVSVGVMYMIKLAHMVDDKLHARSTGPYSLVTQQPLGGKAQFGGQRFGEMEVWALEAYGAAYTLQEILTVKSDDVVGRVKTYEAIVKGDNVPEPGVPESFKVLIKELQSLGMDVKILNSADEEIEMRDIEEDQTNESEEINLEEQ, from the coding sequence TTGACAGGTCAACTAGTTCAATATGGACGACACCGCCAACGCAGAAGTTATGCACGTATCAGTGAGGTATTAGAATTACCCAATTTAATCGAGATTCAAACGGCTTCTTATGAGTGGTTCTTAGAAGAAGGTTTGAAGGAAATGTTCAAAGACATTTCTCCGATTGAGGATTTCACAGGTAATCTATCACTGGAGTTTATAGACTATAGCTTAGGCGAACCAAAGTATCCAGTCGATGAGTCAAAAGATCGAGACGTAACTTATAATGCACCACTTCGTGTGAAAGTTCGTCTTCTTAATAATGAAACAGGCGAAGTGAAAGAGCAAGAAGTATTTATGGGGGATTTCCCGTTAATGACAGACACAGGAACATTCGTCATTAATGGTGCCGAGCGAGTAATTGTATCCCAGCTTGTACGTTCACCGAGCGTCTATTTCAATAAAAAGATTGATAAAAACGGAAAACGCGGGTATACCGCAACCGTCATCCCTAACCGTGGGGCATGGTTGGAATTCGAAACGGATGCCAAAGACGTGGTTCACGTTCGAATCGACCGCACACGTAAACTTCCAATTACCGTATTGCTTCGTGCTCTAGGATTCGGTACCGATCAGGAGATTATTGATTTGATCGGTGAGAATGAGTACTTGAAAAATACGCTGGAGAAAGATAATACAGAAAACAGTGAGAAAGCATTGCTTGAAATCTATGAGCGCTTACGTCCTGGTGAGCCGCCGACAGTAGAGAATGCGAAGAGTTTGCTTGTTTCTCGTTTCTTTGATCCTAAGCGTTACGACCTGGCACGTGTAGGTCGTTATAAAATGAATAAAAAGCTTCACATTAAAGATCGTCTTTTCAATCAGACGCTTGCTGAAACGCTCGTGGATGAAGAGACAGGTGAAGTGCTTGCTGAAAAAGGCGCGAAAATCGACCGCCGTCTTTTAGATAGATTAATTCCGCATTTTGATAACGAGGAAGAGTCTATGGGGGAACGCACGCTAGACCCAGTTGACGGGGTGTTAGAAGACCCTATCCGCGTACAATCTGTGAAAATAGTAGACCCTACCGACCCGGAGGGAGAGCGTTCCATTAACGTTATTGGTAATGCGAACATCGACCGCGATGTAAAGAACATTGCTCCTTCTGATATTTTGTCTGCTATCAGTTATTTCTTTAACCTTCTTCATGATGTTGGAGGAACGGACGATATCGACCACTTAGGAAACCGTCGACTTCGTTCTGTAGGTGAATTGCTGCAAAATCAGTTCCGCATCGGGCTTTCCCGTATGGAGCGTGTGGTACGTGAGCGTATGTCCATTCAAGATACATCGTCCATTACCCCGCAGCAGTTAATTAATATCCGACCAGTTATAGCTTCCATCAAAGAGTTCTTCGGAAGCTCTCAGCTTTCTCAGTTCATGGATCAGACAAATCCTCTGGCTGAATTAACGCATAAGCGTCGTCTATCTGCTCTTGGACCCGGTGGTTTAACGCGTGAACGAGCTGGCTTTGAAGTTCGTGACGTACACTATTCTCACTATGGCCGTATGTGTCCGATCGAGACACCGGAAGGTCCAAACATCGGTTTGATTAACTCTCTTTCTTCTTATGCAAAGGTAAATGAGTTTGGCTTTATTGAAACTCCATACCGCCGTGTAGATCCTGAAACAGGAAAAGTTACAGCCCAGATCGACTATCTGACAGCCGATGAAGAGGACAACTATGTAGTGGCCCAGGCAAATGCGAGACTTGAAGAAGATGGATCGTTTACAGACGATGAAGTTATTGCCCGTTTCCGTGGGGAAAACACATTAGTCGGCCGAGACAGAATCGACTACATGGACGTTTCTCCTAAACAGGTAGTATCTGCAGCGACTGCATGTATTCCTTTCTTAGAGAACGATGATTCTAACCGTTCCCTGATGGGTGCGAACATGCAGAGACAGGCAGTACCATTGCTTAAGCCGGATGCTCCGCTTGTAGGTACAGGTATGGAGTATGTATCTGGTAAAGACTCCGGTGCCGCGGTTATCTGCCGTCATGACGGAGTAGTTGAGCGTGTAGAAGCTAAAGAAGTACACGTTCGCCGAGTTTCTGAGGTGGATGGAAGAGAAGTAGAAGGCGACCTTGATCGTTATCGTCTTCAGAAATTCATCCGTTCTAACCAGGGAAGCTGCTATAACCAGCGTCCAATTGTGGCTAAAGGCGACCGCGTAACGAAAGGCGAAATTTTAGCTGACGGTCCATCCATGGACATGGGTGAGCTGGCTCTTGGCCAAAACCCGCTTGTAGCGTTCATGACATGGGACGGTTATAACTACGAGGATGCGATCATTATGAGTGAGCGCCTTGTAAAGGATGACGTTTATACTTCTATTCATATTGAAGAGTATGAGTCTGAAGCTCGTGATACGAAGCTTGGACCTGAAGAAATCACTCGCGATATCCCTAATGTTGGGGAAGATGCACTTAAAGATCTGGATGAGCGCGGAATTATCCGCGTCGGTGCTGAAGTAAGTGACGGAGATCTGCTTGTAGGTAAAGTAACTCCTAAAGGTGTTACCGAGCTTTCTGCAGAAGAAAGACTGCTTCACGCGATCTTCGGTGAAAAAGCCCGTGAAGTAAGGGACACTTCCCTGCGCGTACCACACGGAGCAGGCGGGATCGTCTTGGATGTGAAGATCTTCAACCGTGAAGACGGAGATGAGCTTCCTCCAGGAGTTAACCAGCTGATCCGCGCATATATCGTTCAGAAGCGTAAAATCTCAGAAGGGGATAAGATGGCCGGCCGTCACGGAAACAAAGGTGTTATTTCGAAAATTCTTCCAGAAGAAGATATGCCTTTCCTTCCAGATGGAACACCGGTTGATATCATGCTTAACCCGCTGGGCGTACCTTCACGTATGAACATCGGACAAGTATTGGAGCTTCACTTAGGAATGGCTGCCCGTCAGCTTGGAACTCGCGTAGCGACACCGGTATTTGACGGAGCGCGTGAAGAAGATGTGTGGGCAACACTTCAAGAAGCAGGCATGGCCCGCGATGCGAAAACAATTCTTTACGATGGACGCACAGGCGAACCATTTGATAACAGAGTTTCTGTTGGTGTTATGTATATGATCAAGCTTGCACACATGGTTGATGACAAGCTTCACGCACGTTCAACAGGACCTTATTCACTCGTAACCCAGCAGCCATTAGGTGGTAAAGCACAATTTGGCGGACAGCGTTTCGGTGAGATGGAGGTATGGGCATTAGAAGCTTATGGTGCCGCTTATACTCTGCAGGAAATCTTAACAGTTAAATCCGATGACGTCGTCGGCCGTGTGAAAACATACGAGGCGATTGTTAAAGGGGATAACGTACCAGAACCTGGTGTACCGGAATCCTTTAAAGTTCTTATCAAAGAGCTTCAAAGTCTTGGTATGGACGTGAAGATTTTAAACAGTGCTGACGAAGAAATCGAAATGCGCGATATCGAAGAAGATCAAACCAATGAATCAGAAGAGATCAATCTCGAAGAACAATAA
- a CDS encoding class I SAM-dependent methyltransferase codes for MSEHYYSKRTEAKSDEKTWSFTLRGNKLSFTTDHAVFSKSEVDFGSRVLIESFAFNDLEGPVLDLGCGYGPIGLSLAKERQDRQVVMVDVNERALELAKKNARQNGIENVTIKPSDRFSNLQGETFATILTNPPIRAGKKVVHSMFEEAEESLLPEGELWVVIQKKQGAPSSKDKLEELFGEVEIVTKNKGYYILKAKKV; via the coding sequence ATGTCTGAACATTATTATTCAAAAAGAACAGAGGCAAAAAGCGATGAAAAGACATGGTCTTTTACGCTGAGAGGAAACAAGCTGTCCTTTACAACGGATCATGCGGTTTTTTCCAAGAGTGAAGTAGACTTTGGATCTCGTGTTCTCATTGAATCCTTTGCTTTTAACGATTTGGAAGGGCCTGTTCTAGATCTCGGCTGCGGTTACGGACCTATTGGTTTATCGCTGGCCAAGGAACGCCAAGACAGGCAGGTCGTTATGGTAGATGTAAATGAAAGAGCTTTGGAATTAGCGAAAAAAAATGCCCGGCAAAACGGGATCGAGAACGTGACGATCAAGCCGAGTGACCGTTTTTCGAATCTCCAGGGTGAAACATTTGCAACTATTTTAACAAATCCTCCAATACGTGCAGGCAAGAAAGTGGTCCATTCAATGTTTGAAGAGGCGGAAGAATCCTTGCTGCCAGAAGGTGAGCTTTGGGTAGTTATTCAGAAGAAGCAGGGAGCACCATCTTCAAAAGATAAATTAGAAGAGTTATTTGGGGAAGTAGAAATAGTAACTAAGAATAAAGGCTACTATATTCTCAAAGCTAAAAAAGTTTGA
- the rplL gene encoding 50S ribosomal protein L7/L12 has translation MSNEQIIEAIKEMTVLELNDLVKAIEEEFGVTAAAPVAAGGAAAGGEAEEEKTEFDVVLESAGSSKIKVVKAVREITGLGLKDAKDLVDKAPGAIKEGVAKEEAEEIKSKLEEAGASVEVK, from the coding sequence ATGTCTAACGAACAAATTATCGAAGCGATTAAAGAAATGACAGTTCTTGAGCTTAACGATCTAGTTAAAGCTATTGAAGAAGAATTTGGTGTAACTGCTGCAGCTCCAGTTGCAGCTGGCGGTGCTGCTGCAGGTGGCGAAGCTGAAGAAGAGAAAACTGAGTTTGACGTAGTACTAGAATCTGCTGGAAGCTCTAAGATCAAAGTAGTTAAAGCAGTTCGCGAAATCACTGGTCTTGGTCTTAAAGATGCTAAAGATTTAGTTGATAAGGCTCCTGGCGCTATCAAAGAAGGCGTAGCTAAAGAAGAAGCTGAAGAAATCAAATCTAAGCTTGAAGAGGCTGGCGCTTCTGTAGAAGTTAAGTAA
- the rplJ gene encoding 50S ribosomal protein L10, whose protein sequence is MSKIIEQKQQVVSEIADKFRNSKSAVLVDYRGLDVAEVTELRAQLREAGVDFKVYKNTMTRRATAETDLTELDEILVGPTALAFSEDDAVSPAKVLNNFAKDHDNLELKGGVIEGKVATLEQIKELATLPNYEGLVSMFLSVIQAPVRNFAYVTKAVAEQKEEEGA, encoded by the coding sequence ATGAGCAAAATTATCGAGCAAAAGCAGCAGGTTGTATCTGAGATCGCTGACAAGTTCCGTAATAGTAAATCTGCTGTATTAGTAGATTACCGCGGCCTGGATGTAGCGGAAGTTACTGAACTACGTGCTCAGCTGCGTGAAGCAGGCGTTGATTTTAAAGTGTACAAAAACACAATGACTCGCCGTGCGACTGCTGAAACTGATCTTACAGAACTTGATGAAATTCTAGTGGGACCTACTGCACTGGCATTCAGTGAAGATGATGCTGTATCCCCGGCAAAAGTTCTTAACAACTTTGCCAAAGATCACGACAACCTTGAACTTAAAGGCGGAGTGATCGAAGGGAAGGTTGCAACTCTTGAGCAAATCAAGGAACTTGCTACTCTTCCAAACTACGAAGGTCTTGTATCTATGTTCCTAAGCGTGATTCAAGCACCAGTTCGCAACTTCGCTTACGTTACAAAAGCCGTTGCAGAACAAAAAGAAGAAGAAGGCGCGTAA
- the rplA gene encoding 50S ribosomal protein L1 encodes MAKKSKKQQELQKLVDRTKAYEVNEAISLVKETAKAGFDETVEAAFRLGVDPKKADQQIRGAMVLPHGTGKTQRVLVFAKGDKAKEAEAAGADYVGDQDLINKINQGWFDFDVVVATPDMMAEVGKLGRVLGPKGLMPNPKTGTVTFEVEKAVNEIKAGKVEYRVDKAANIHVPIGKASFDQEKLVENFKALTETLVKVKPQASKGTYVRNAAVSSTMGPGIKVDVANYVK; translated from the coding sequence ATGGCTAAAAAAAGCAAAAAGCAACAAGAACTTCAAAAGCTTGTTGACCGTACAAAAGCTTATGAAGTAAACGAAGCAATCAGCTTAGTAAAAGAAACAGCTAAAGCAGGCTTTGATGAAACAGTTGAAGCGGCTTTCCGTCTAGGGGTTGACCCTAAGAAAGCAGACCAGCAAATCCGTGGAGCTATGGTGCTTCCGCATGGAACAGGTAAAACTCAGCGCGTTCTTGTTTTCGCTAAAGGTGATAAAGCGAAAGAAGCAGAAGCTGCTGGAGCAGACTACGTAGGAGATCAAGACTTGATTAACAAAATTAATCAAGGATGGTTCGACTTTGACGTAGTTGTTGCAACACCTGACATGATGGCTGAAGTTGGTAAACTTGGTCGTGTGCTTGGACCAAAAGGTCTAATGCCAAACCCTAAAACAGGAACTGTAACTTTCGAAGTTGAAAAAGCAGTAAATGAAATCAAAGCTGGTAAAGTAGAATACCGCGTTGATAAAGCTGCAAACATTCACGTTCCAATCGGTAAAGCTTCTTTTGATCAGGAAAAACTTGTAGAAAACTTCAAAGCTCTTACAGAAACGTTAGTAAAAGTGAAGCCACAAGCTTCTAAAGGTACTTACGTGCGTAATGCGGCTGTATCTTCTACAATGGGACCTGGAATCAAAGTTGACGTTGCAAATTACGTGAAGTAA
- the rplK gene encoding 50S ribosomal protein L11: MAKKVIKVVKLQIPAGKANPAPPVGPALGQAGINIMGFCKEFNAKTQDQAGMIIPVEISVFEDRSFTFVTKTPPAAVLLKKAAGIESGSGEPNRNKVATVKRDQVKEIAETKMPDLNAADVEAAMRMVEGTARSMGITVED, from the coding sequence GTGGCTAAAAAAGTAATTAAAGTAGTAAAGCTACAGATTCCAGCAGGTAAAGCTAACCCAGCTCCACCGGTAGGACCGGCACTAGGACAAGCTGGTATTAATATCATGGGTTTCTGTAAAGAATTTAACGCTAAAACACAAGATCAAGCAGGAATGATTATTCCGGTTGAGATCTCTGTTTTTGAAGATCGTTCATTTACATTTGTTACAAAAACTCCACCAGCTGCTGTTCTTCTTAAGAAAGCAGCAGGAATCGAATCAGGTTCAGGTGAGCCTAACCGTAACAAGGTAGCTACTGTTAAACGCGATCAAGTAAAAGAAATCGCTGAAACAAAAATGCCTGACTTGAATGCTGCTGACGTTGAAGCTGCAATGCGCATGGTTGAAGGTACTGCACGCAGCATGGGAATCACTGTCGAAGACTAA
- the nusG gene encoding transcription termination/antitermination protein NusG — translation MEKRWYVVHTYSGYENKVKANLEKRVESMGMEDKIFRVLVPEDEEMEIKNGKRKVNKKKVFPGYVIAEMVMTDDSWYVVRNTPGVTGFVGSTGSGSKPIPLLPEEADTVLKRMGMAEPTAAQVDFEVKESVKVTDGPFANFTGTIENIDADKQKVKVHVNMFGRETPVELDFSQIEKL, via the coding sequence ATGGAAAAAAGATGGTATGTGGTCCACACGTATTCAGGTTATGAAAACAAAGTGAAGGCCAACTTAGAAAAACGCGTTGAGTCTATGGGTATGGAAGATAAAATCTTCCGCGTTCTTGTGCCCGAGGATGAAGAGATGGAAATAAAGAACGGCAAGCGCAAAGTGAATAAGAAAAAGGTTTTCCCTGGTTATGTTATAGCAGAAATGGTTATGACAGACGATTCCTGGTATGTCGTTCGAAACACTCCAGGTGTTACTGGATTCGTAGGATCTACAGGTTCTGGCTCTAAACCTATCCCTCTCTTACCTGAAGAAGCAGATACAGTACTTAAGCGTATGGGTATGGCAGAGCCGACCGCCGCTCAAGTAGACTTCGAAGTCAAAGAGAGTGTGAAAGTGACAGACGGACCGTTTGCTAACTTCACAGGCACGATCGAAAATATCGATGCCGACAAACAGAAGGTAAAAGTTCACGTCAACATGTTCGGGCGTGAAACCCCGGTAGAATTAGATTTTTCACAGATTGAAAAATTATAA
- the secE gene encoding preprotein translocase subunit SecE, whose protein sequence is MFKFFKNVSREMRKVSWPSGRELSKYTVTVLSTVAFVAVFFAVVDLGISQLLELILR, encoded by the coding sequence ATGTTTAAATTTTTTAAAAACGTATCTCGTGAAATGCGTAAAGTAAGCTGGCCCAGCGGCCGTGAGCTTTCCAAATACACGGTTACAGTACTGAGTACTGTTGCGTTTGTTGCAGTGTTCTTTGCTGTTGTAGATTTAGGAATTTCACAATTGCTTGAACTAATTCTGAGATAA
- the rpmG gene encoding 50S ribosomal protein L33, which produces MRKKIILACTQCLSRNYSTHINRSNQSERLEVRKFCKACGEHTLHRETK; this is translated from the coding sequence ATGAGAAAGAAAATTATTCTAGCATGTACTCAATGTTTAAGCCGCAATTATAGCACTCATATTAACCGCTCGAATCAGTCAGAACGTTTAGAAGTTCGCAAGTTTTGCAAAGCGTGTGGAGAACATACGCTGCACCGCGAGACAAAATAG
- the sigH gene encoding RNA polymerase sporulation sigma factor SigH codes for MIVRINLGQVQALDFLIDKYKNFVRAKARTYFLIGADREDIVQEGMIGLYKAIRDYQGDKLSSFKAFAELCVTRQIITAIKTATRQKHIPLNSYVSLDKPIFDEEADRTLLDVIAGSKAIDPQELMVNKERFGDIEEKISELLSDLEQQVLSLYLDGKSYQEISVELNRHVKSIDNALQRVKRKLERYIEFSETT; via the coding sequence ATTATCGTACGGATCAATCTTGGCCAGGTTCAGGCACTGGATTTTTTAATTGATAAGTATAAGAATTTCGTGCGCGCCAAAGCGAGAACTTATTTCTTAATTGGGGCAGACCGGGAAGATATCGTTCAGGAGGGCATGATCGGACTCTATAAAGCCATTCGCGATTATCAGGGAGACAAGCTCTCATCGTTTAAAGCTTTTGCTGAATTATGTGTAACTCGTCAAATTATTACCGCTATTAAAACCGCTACCCGCCAAAAGCATATTCCACTTAACTCTTATGTTTCCCTGGACAAGCCTATTTTCGATGAAGAAGCAGACCGTACGTTATTGGACGTAATCGCTGGATCCAAAGCCATTGACCCTCAGGAACTGATGGTGAATAAAGAGAGATTCGGAGATATTGAAGAAAAAATTTCTGAGCTCCTGAGCGATCTGGAACAGCAGGTTCTTTCCCTTTATTTAGACGGAAAAAGCTATCAGGAAATCTCTGTAGAGTTAAATCGTCATGTGAAATCTATTGATAATGCGCTGCAGCGAGTAAAAAGAAAGCTTGAGAGATATATAGAGTTTAGTGAAACGACATAG
- a CDS encoding NYN domain-containing protein, which translates to MNVLIVDGYNMIGAWPELQKLKDRDLGQARDLLIEMMAEYRAYKGDRVIVVFDAYHVRGLDNKQKNFKIEVIYTKENETADERIEKLAGQLNDIRTQVYVATSDYAEQRTIFAQGAFRKSARELYIEVKNIQLEIKKDVESHKSIQNQPKIPINKEIREIFEQWRRGRK; encoded by the coding sequence CCGAACTTCAGAAGCTTAAAGACAGAGACCTTGGACAGGCAAGGGACTTGCTGATAGAGATGATGGCCGAATATCGTGCCTATAAAGGAGATCGGGTCATCGTGGTATTCGACGCTTATCACGTAAGAGGCTTGGATAACAAACAGAAAAATTTTAAAATCGAAGTCATATATACGAAAGAAAATGAAACCGCGGATGAGCGGATTGAGAAGCTGGCCGGGCAGCTGAACGATATCAGGACTCAAGTATATGTCGCTACGTCAGATTATGCCGAACAGCGGACCATTTTTGCCCAAGGTGCTTTTCGTAAATCGGCGAGAGAATTATATATTGAAGTGAAAAATATTCAGCTGGAAATAAAAAAAGATGTAGAATCACATAAATCGATTCAAAATCAGCCCAAAATTCCGATAAATAAAGAGATAAGAGAGATTTTTGAGCAGTGGCGGAGGGGGCGTAAATAA